One window of Pseudacidobacterium ailaaui genomic DNA carries:
- a CDS encoding glycosyltransferase, translating to MISPLFPPAADSEAFCAGKTAQALRDAGCDVEVISCSNYPGAVRRDNSRLWKEFSSFTHDLPLTSGSWVKSIPSVLRFGTVFFSRWVRDVVDLAEQLHAANPFDLVQSRSLPMIAHVAGYHVSKRLSIPWNANINDPWDFHLFPDAMRRNRLHRYIHAVRALLYFQRVEVISNYWMRKTFRNSDLVTYCSSRLRNYHLALADIPHRSTVLPHIGWSLPSRPGQGLHLVHAGKLGANEFTGRSTRTLLHGMAAFVQKHQPRPSEFFLTLVGPEDPETANLVRMLGLQEFVHSVGPVSYEESLRWIASATVCVLVEARMEEGIFFPSKCADYIAAGKPILTFSPEKGVVADLAAFGTGFTQIREGDSDRLVAVFEGLSLAQQNGTLEQLAPHEALRQLCSSHEVAQAFLEATRRALLKVEEKTATRFPLWEKTFTSQQAETSSAHK from the coding sequence ATGATTAGTCCTTTGTTTCCGCCCGCTGCGGATTCTGAGGCCTTCTGCGCAGGGAAGACTGCCCAGGCACTTCGGGATGCTGGCTGCGATGTGGAGGTAATTTCCTGTAGTAACTATCCAGGTGCAGTACGCAGAGACAATTCGCGTCTATGGAAGGAATTTTCTTCTTTTACCCATGACCTTCCACTTACGTCTGGAAGTTGGGTCAAGTCCATTCCATCTGTCCTGCGATTCGGAACGGTCTTCTTTTCCCGGTGGGTGCGCGATGTTGTCGACCTGGCTGAGCAGCTCCATGCAGCGAATCCATTCGATCTTGTGCAGTCTCGATCCCTACCGATGATTGCGCATGTTGCCGGATATCACGTATCGAAAAGATTGAGCATTCCATGGAATGCAAACATCAATGATCCGTGGGACTTTCACTTGTTTCCCGATGCGATGCGGAGAAATCGACTGCACCGGTATATCCATGCAGTGCGTGCTCTTTTGTATTTTCAACGTGTTGAAGTCATTTCAAACTACTGGATGCGAAAAACATTTCGCAATTCGGATCTCGTCACATATTGTTCCTCTCGACTCCGCAATTATCATCTGGCGTTGGCAGATATTCCGCATCGGAGTACTGTTCTGCCGCACATCGGTTGGAGCCTTCCTTCCCGCCCAGGCCAGGGATTGCATCTTGTTCATGCAGGAAAGCTGGGCGCCAATGAGTTTACTGGCCGCTCGACTCGGACGCTTCTCCATGGAATGGCTGCATTCGTCCAGAAGCATCAACCCAGGCCATCCGAATTCTTTCTTACCTTGGTGGGCCCGGAAGACCCAGAAACAGCGAATCTGGTCCGCATGCTTGGACTGCAGGAGTTTGTGCATAGCGTCGGCCCGGTGAGTTACGAAGAAAGCCTGCGTTGGATCGCCAGCGCTACAGTATGTGTTCTGGTTGAGGCCCGCATGGAAGAGGGAATCTTTTTCCCTTCCAAGTGTGCTGACTATATCGCTGCAGGAAAGCCAATTCTGACGTTCAGTCCGGAAAAAGGGGTCGTTGCAGACCTGGCCGCCTTCGGTACAGGATTCACGCAAATCCGGGAAGGCGACAGTGATCGGCTGGTAGCGGTTTTCGAAGGCCTCAGTCTGGCGCAGCAAAATGGAACACTTGAGCAGCTTGCTCCTCATGAAGCATTGCGGCAATTGTGTTCTTCACACGAGGTTGCTCAAGCATTTCTGGAGGCAACTCGGCGTGCGCTTCTCAAGGTAGAGGAAAAAACGGCGACCAGATTTCCGCTATGGGAAAAAACTTTCACATCGCAACAGGCAGAAACCAGTAGCGCACACAAATGA
- the wecB gene encoding non-hydrolyzing UDP-N-acetylglucosamine 2-epimerase, protein MKVSVILGTRPEAIKLAPIILAMKANCEYTCDVCVTAQHRQMLDQVLEVFGITPDADLDLMTDGQTLSGLTARAMTALDGYLARERPDIVLVQGDTTTVFTAALAAFYHGIPVGHVEAGLRTWNLRSPWPEEANRVLTSRLAKLHFAPTESARQNLLREGVPDNDIFVTGNTVIDALYLAVDRVRSSFPQVPGLSSELISRETPLVLITGHRRESFGEKLEAICAAILELAEAFPEVQFVYPVHLNPQVRDTVMRMLSGSSSGNIHLIAPLSYLPFVALMERATLLITDSGGVQEEAPALGKPVLVTRDTTERPEALTGGTVKLVGADRQAIVREASRLLSDAAYCHAMSRICLPYGDGKATQRILDAIAARFDVAPVQQEELLPVAVGQ, encoded by the coding sequence ATGAAAGTGTCTGTCATTTTGGGGACGCGCCCCGAAGCCATTAAGCTAGCGCCCATCATCCTGGCGATGAAAGCAAACTGCGAGTACACATGCGATGTTTGTGTCACTGCGCAGCATCGCCAGATGCTCGACCAGGTGCTGGAAGTCTTTGGTATTACTCCAGATGCGGACCTGGACCTGATGACCGATGGCCAGACATTGAGCGGCCTGACGGCGCGCGCAATGACCGCGCTGGATGGGTATCTGGCGCGGGAGCGGCCAGACATTGTTCTTGTCCAGGGCGACACCACTACAGTCTTTACGGCTGCATTGGCTGCTTTCTATCACGGGATCCCGGTCGGGCATGTGGAGGCCGGTCTGCGCACCTGGAACCTCCGGTCTCCATGGCCAGAGGAGGCAAACCGTGTTCTTACAAGCCGTCTCGCCAAGCTGCATTTTGCCCCAACGGAGAGCGCGCGGCAGAATCTGCTGCGGGAGGGTGTTCCGGACAACGACATCTTTGTTACGGGAAATACTGTGATTGATGCTTTGTATCTTGCGGTGGACCGTGTACGAAGTTCTTTTCCTCAGGTGCCCGGTTTGTCCTCCGAACTCATTAGCCGGGAAACACCGCTCGTATTGATTACAGGACATCGACGGGAGAGTTTTGGAGAAAAACTCGAAGCCATTTGTGCGGCCATTCTTGAACTTGCCGAGGCATTTCCTGAGGTGCAGTTTGTGTATCCCGTTCACCTCAATCCGCAGGTGCGCGATACAGTGATGAGAATGCTGTCTGGATCCTCTTCTGGAAATATTCATCTCATTGCACCGCTTTCGTACCTCCCATTTGTAGCGTTGATGGAGCGTGCCACTCTTTTGATTACGGATTCAGGTGGCGTTCAGGAAGAAGCTCCGGCGCTGGGAAAACCTGTTTTAGTAACGCGCGACACAACGGAGCGCCCGGAAGCGCTGACGGGTGGAACGGTAAAACTTGTGGGCGCAGACCGCCAGGCCATCGTGCGCGAAGCGTCCAGGCTATTAAGCGATGCTGCATATTGTCATGCCATGTCGCGCATTTGCCTGCCTTATGGCGATGGCAAGGCGACGCAGAGGATTCTGGACGCGATTGCTGCGCGTTTTGATGTTGCACCGGTACAGCAGGAAGAACTTTTGCCTGTGGCGGTGGGCCAGTGA
- a CDS encoding Gfo/Idh/MocA family protein: protein MGEIPVTVNVRPVMTEAPLLMPMPWANTALHSTLKSDVLRVGVVGYGYWGPNIVRNFSAQEHSRVTMVCDRRPEALARVMKGHPDVEASTDVMEMIRSPHIDVVAVVTPVWTHYELAKAALLQGKHVFVEKPFTSNSAQAEELIELAERKGLKIMVDHTFLFTPAVRKIKQLIEARELGDIYYYDAMRVNLGLFQHDVNVIWDLAPHDFAIMDYLLPERAEAVVATGQKHVNGVEDVAFVTIYYPNKLIAHVNVNWLSPVKVRTTLVGGDKKMLIWNDLESDEKIKVYDRGVKHTRTGEGIYDLLVSYRSGDMWAPQLENAEALKLEIEHFNECIRENKQPINDGNSGLRIVKMLQAADESLKSRGTQVLI from the coding sequence ATGGGAGAGATACCGGTTACAGTGAATGTGCGTCCTGTGATGACAGAGGCGCCATTGCTTATGCCCATGCCGTGGGCAAATACTGCACTCCACTCCACGCTCAAATCGGATGTGCTGCGAGTTGGAGTGGTTGGCTATGGATATTGGGGGCCAAACATCGTCCGTAATTTTAGTGCCCAGGAGCACTCCCGGGTCACGATGGTGTGTGACCGCAGGCCGGAAGCCCTGGCCCGCGTCATGAAGGGGCATCCGGATGTGGAGGCATCCACCGATGTCATGGAAATGATTCGCTCTCCGCACATTGATGTGGTCGCCGTCGTGACTCCTGTCTGGACACACTATGAATTGGCGAAAGCGGCCCTGTTGCAGGGAAAACACGTTTTTGTGGAAAAGCCTTTCACGTCCAACTCGGCCCAGGCAGAAGAGCTGATTGAGCTTGCGGAGCGCAAGGGGCTGAAAATCATGGTCGACCATACTTTTCTGTTTACCCCCGCTGTACGCAAGATCAAGCAGCTGATAGAAGCGCGCGAACTCGGTGATATCTACTATTACGACGCCATGCGTGTAAACCTTGGCCTCTTTCAGCATGATGTCAATGTGATCTGGGACCTTGCTCCGCACGATTTTGCCATTATGGATTACCTTTTGCCGGAGCGCGCTGAGGCCGTGGTAGCCACAGGACAGAAACATGTAAATGGCGTGGAAGATGTGGCGTTTGTCACGATCTACTATCCAAACAAACTGATTGCCCATGTCAATGTCAATTGGCTTTCTCCAGTAAAAGTGCGTACGACGCTTGTTGGCGGGGATAAAAAGATGCTCATCTGGAATGACCTTGAGTCCGATGAGAAGATCAAGGTCTACGACCGCGGAGTCAAGCATACGAGGACAGGCGAGGGAATCTATGATCTGCTCGTCAGTTATCGCTCAGGCGATATGTGGGCGCCGCAGCTGGAAAACGCTGAAGCACTCAAGCTGGAAATCGAGCACTTCAACGAGTGCATTCGCGAAAACAAGCAGCCCATCAACGATGGGAACTCAGGGCTACGGATTGTCAAAATGCTTCAGGCCGCTGACGAATCGCTGAAAAGCCGTGGAACACAGGTGTTAATATGA
- a CDS encoding acyltransferase, whose amino-acid sequence MSEFVCIAPDVKLGKDVKLSKFINLYGCEIGNNTKIGAFVEVQKNAKIGSNCKISSHTFVCEGVVIEDNVFIGHNVAFINDTYPRATNAKGSLQTEQDWKVEKTLVKKGASIGSGVTILSQVIIGENAIVGAGSVVTRDVPDNTIVAGVPARVMRSLEEEKVLMP is encoded by the coding sequence ATGAGCGAATTTGTTTGTATTGCCCCCGATGTCAAACTGGGGAAGGACGTTAAGCTGTCGAAATTCATCAACCTCTATGGTTGTGAAATTGGCAACAACACAAAGATCGGCGCCTTTGTTGAAGTCCAGAAGAATGCAAAGATTGGCAGCAACTGTAAAATTTCAAGCCACACTTTTGTCTGTGAGGGTGTCGTGATTGAAGACAATGTATTTATTGGACACAATGTCGCCTTCATTAATGACACCTATCCTCGTGCTACAAACGCAAAAGGTTCACTGCAGACGGAACAGGACTGGAAGGTGGAAAAAACGTTGGTGAAAAAGGGCGCCTCGATCGGATCCGGCGTCACCATTCTTTCTCAGGTCATTATTGGTGAAAATGCAATCGTCGGCGCTGGGAGCGTAGTTACACGAGATGTCCCTGATAACACAATCGTCGCCGGAGTACCCGCTCGTGTGATGCGCTCTCTCGAAGAAGAAAAGGTCCTGATGCCATGA